The stretch of DNA AGACCGTCGCGAGGCGTTCGAGATCGAAGCCCGATGGGGCTGCTCGCAAGTGAGGACGACGCAGGCGTACTTGTAGTCCGTCGAGGAGGCCGAGCGAGAACGGCCCCGGCGGGCGAGAGGATCGGACGACGCAGCAGGTCTGCATGTAGAGTCCGGGCTAGACTCCGCCCCAGGAGCGCGCCCCCTGCACCAAATCCGGCTGTTGCTGTTCGAACTGCTTCATCATGAGCCCAATGGCTTCTTCGGGGTTTTCCACCGCCGCGATGAGTCGCCCGCCCAGCTTCTTGAAGAATTTTTCTTCGGCCGGCGTGGCCCCGACCAGAATCACCGGTTTCCCCGCCTTGAGGGCAAGGGCCACCTCCGACACGGTACCGGCTCCCATCAGTCCGCAAACCACCACGACGTTGCTAGACATGACGTTCACATTGTTTCGGGCGTTGCCCATTTCGGTGATGATCGCCAGATCGACATACTTGGACACACGTTCGCGACTCGAGGGCAAGACCCCGATCGTCAAACTGCCGGGAACCTTCTTGGCTCCCTGGCAGGCCGCATCCATCACCCCGACGTCACGACCGCCGGTCAGCACCACCCACTCGCGGCGCGCGATCAATTCGCCCAGCACACGAGCATTGTCGACGTCCTTCTTCCTGGCCTTCGCCGGACCCATAACTCCTACGATGTATCGCATACCCTATCCTTAGGTTCGCCCGCCGCATTGCGGCTGCCACCAGCCGGTCACCGCCACCGTCGCATAATAGACGGCCCAGGAGTCGGGATCGTCGGCCAACCGTCCATACTCCTCGATGTCGGCCTCCGTGACCATCCCGGTCGCCACGTACTTCGCACGAAGCTGCTCGGCCGACAATTTCATCAACTGCGGAATCATCCCGCCCCCCGCGGACAAATGCCCCTCGTGCTCCACGGTCACTTGGTCCAGATGATGGCGCTGGAACAAGACGGGCAACTTCGCCCCAAGGGCATAGTCCATACCGCGCGCCGTAAACATCCGTTCGATCGCATCCGTCACTCGCCCGAATGCCGCCCGGGCCGCTTCCGATCCGGCTACGGCACGAGCCGCTTGAAAATCAGGCTCTTCGATCATGACCCAGCCGCCCGGTTTGACGCATCGCAGCATCCGCTCAAACGCCGCCTGATAGCCCGCGACATGAATCATCACATACCGCGCATGCACCAGATCGAAGGTGGCAGGCGGAAGCTCCATGTCGCAGATATCGCCCTGCAGGATTTCGATGGTCGAGCTCCCGCTTCCCCGCAAGAAACGCGGGTTCGTGTCGATGGCCACGACCTTGCCCGATGGCCCGACCCGCTGTTCCAACCATCGTACGATGGAGCCGGCTCCCGCTCCCACTTCCAGGCAATGCCACCCGGTGGTCAGACCGGTCGCCAGCATCCGGCGGTGCGTGCCCGGATCGAAGATTCGTTCCAGCATCTGCAACCGTTCCAATTCACGAGCCTCTTCACTGGCATGAAACACGTAGTCTGTCTTGATCATCTGTTGTCCTTTACCTGACACCCCTGTGAGCGTTCGGAACCGATCCCGGCACGACAGGCTAAAATCGCGATCCCGTCAATGTCACATCGGCCTGCGCCCATGCAGCCCGAAACCTGGTTTCTTCCTGAGTCGCGCCCTTGTTTTGAGACCGCAGACTTTGCGTCAGTCCGTGTAAGGCCCATCCGTTTTCGGGGTTGATGCGCAAATCCTCCAGATACACCGCTTCCGCCTCGGCCGGACGCCCTGCCAGCAGTAGGACGGCCCCCAAGTTGTGACGAACCGGCTGCAGCCAGAAAGGCGGTTCGCTGTACGGCAAGGACGCCTCCAATTGCACCGCCTCCCGGAGCGCCTGAATCCCGACATCGTACTGCCCGCGCCGCGCCGCCATTTCGCCGACCAGCACCCGTTCAGCCACCTTCAACAACGTGCGACTGATCTTGCCTTCCGGGGTCTTCGTTCTGGCAAATGGCTTCATCGCTTTCCGAAGATTCGACAATTCTCCCTCGGCACTCCCGAATCGCGTGGTGGCGGCGAAGGCCAACCCGCGGGCAAAGTGCCAGAGGCCCGTGGTGAGCCGTAAACTCTTGGACGGCGGCGGGTGCCTGATCAAGTCGCCCCATTGGCCGAATCGAGCCATGGTCAGCAGCAGGGTCGGCGCATACCATTCCAGCGACGGCTCCCTGACGATCGCGTCAGCCGGAACCTTCGTTAGGAGTTCCCGCGCAACTTGCACCGCTTCCGCGCTCCGCCCTTCCATCATCAAAGAGGCATTCAGGAAATGGAGATTGTGCGCATAGTAGCCTGATGCGTAATTGCCCTCAAGGGGGTGGTGAGACAAATACTCGTGATCCACCATCGCGGCGTTCGCATTCCGTTCCGATGCCTCCCGATAACGTCCCAGCCGCATGTAGATATGCGCCGGCATATGCACCAGATGTCCGGCACCCGGCATGAGCGACGGCAGCCGCTTCGCACAGTCCAGCGCGCGTTGAGGCTCGGGCGATGCCTCGACCGCATGAATGTAATAGTGGCACGCGCCGGGGTGCTCCGGCCGTTGCCGCACCGCTGCGTCCAACATGGCGACGATCTCTTCCGTCCCCGGTTGAGGCCGTCCATCCGCGCGCCAATAGTCCCACGGTCTTAGCACCATCATCGCCTCAGCCGCCAGAGTCGCGGCATCAACATCATCGGGAGCCTCCCGTGCGATGTGACGCATGGCTTTGGCATAGGCCTCATCCTTCGCTTTCCGGGCGACAGACTTCTTGGTCGAGTACCGTAACGCGAGGGCGTCCACGTAGGCTCGTTCCCTGGCGGTGGCCTGCGACACACGCGCGGACGCCTTCTGAATCGCCTCCACGGCACGGGCTTCCAGTTTGGGATCCATGGCTGCGTTAATGTTCGGCCCCAAGCTCAACGCCACACCCCAATAGGGCATGGGGGCATCGGGATCGAGGCGGGAAGCCTCCATAAAGGCTGCGATGGCTTCTTCGTGATTGAAGGCGTAGACCAACCGGAGGCCTTGATCGAAAAATTTTTGCGCAAGGTCGGAGGTCGTCGTGATCTCATGATGCCAGGTGCCGAGATTCTCGAACAGCGTCACCTCCGCCCGAGCAACTCCACCCCACACAGGCAGTGCCAGGCCCGCAATCACCAAGCCGCGACATACCGCCCTCGCATATCGCCTCTGTACCATCACCCCCGCTCCTGCTCGTATCTTCGTATGTGAGATGGACGATGCCGCCGTCCAAGAACGACATCACCGCACAAAACAGCACAAACTAGCAGCCTCGCCGAGAAGTTGCCAGCCGGAACGCGTCGACGGGAGAAGATCGGTTGAAATAGCTCGACTGCATGACGCTCAAAACGGTCGTCCAGCGAGGCCGCAGCGAGGTCCACGGCGCGAAGAATAATGATCGCCACGTTTGTGGACGCCGGCGAGACGGTGAGCCGGCCGTGTCATAGCTGCGGCGTTATGTGCGTATCCGACCGCACCGTCCAGGACAGACCTTTTCCCAATTTGGTACGTTGAGGTTCTGAACGATGCGAGAACAAAGCTGGCGGTCGTTTTCAGCGTCCTGCTGGATCGGCAAGAATCAGGCGTTGAGGTAGGGTGACTGGGACGCTTCGGCAGAAGCCTCCCGCCGGTCTCTCGAAGATGATTGATCGCGTTCACGATACGAAATCGCGCGTGACGGCATGAGGGAGAGTTGCAGCTCGGCAGGTTGCGCCAGCTCCATGTCCTTGCCCATATACATCAACACTTGCTGCTGGGAGGTCACCAGGGCCCGCAAGTCTTGGAGTTGCGCCGATAGCTCCTCGACCTGAGCCTGTTGGGTCGACACCTGTTCCCGCAATTGATCGACTTCCGCCTGGGTGGACCGGGTATGTTCAATCACCCACTCCTTGAGCTCCCGAGCCTGTGCGGTCAATGCGCGTTGCACAAAGCCCGCCCGGTCACGAAGCCGGAAGATCACGTCGCCGACCGAACCATCCCACCGTCGAGCCGGAACTAACCCGGTTTCAGCTTCGGCTTCCTGCTCGGCATGCCTGGCGACGGGAGCCCCCAACCACTTGGACACACGCTGCCCCAGTGGTTGTACCGCCCGTTCTTCGGACCGGCCGTACTGGCACCAATCCTCGAACCGTTCGGTCATATCTTCCAATTTCACAAAGACTTTACTAATGCCCGCGCGTAACGGCGAAGGCGCAAACGGATTCACACCGCCCTTCTCGGACTTGTCCGGGGCAAAGGTGAGGAGATGAATCGGTTTGTCAGCCAATCGCTGTTGTTTACGCTTCATAATGACACCGGCATCGTATCAGTCAGGCCTCGTTCATTCATTACTCTTTCCACCAGGCCGAGTCAATGGCCGAGACAGGTTTTTTGCCGTCCGGCGCCCGGAATCCCGCAGCCCCGACCCGAGCAGAATCGACCCGACTTCCAGGGAAAAGTCCGGCTAGAATCGAGTGACGCTTGAAAAATTAAAGTCGTGGATCCGCATGGCAGGGACCAAGGCCTTCCCCGTTTCTGACGTGACTGCTTCGACCGGAGCGGTGTAGACATCCACCTGGTTGAATGCGCGCAAGGGACTCTCATGAAATCGGAAGTTGCGAATCGCCGAGGTGATCTCGCCGTTTTCAATCAGGAAGGTGCCGTCCCTCGTCATGCCGGTGAGTGTCAGATCGGACGGATTGACCGGACGGATGTACCAGAAATTCGTGACTAGAATGCCTCGCTGCGTCGTACGGATGAGGTCGTCCACCCTTGTGCCGACGGGACGTTCACCGGATAAGTAGGGAGACTCCAGCGTCGTCAGTGGATCG from Nitrospira sp. encodes:
- a CDS encoding methyltransferase domain-containing protein, coding for MIKTDYVFHASEEARELERLQMLERIFDPGTHRRMLATGLTTGWHCLEVGAGAGSIVRWLEQRVGPSGKVVAIDTNPRFLRGSGSSTIEILQGDICDMELPPATFDLVHARYVMIHVAGYQAAFERMLRCVKPGGWVMIEEPDFQAARAVAGSEAARAAFGRVTDAIERMFTARGMDYALGAKLPVLFQRHHLDQVTVEHEGHLSAGGGMIPQLMKLSAEQLRAKYVATGMVTEADIEEYGRLADDPDSWAVYYATVAVTGWWQPQCGGRT